The Phragmites australis chromosome 13, lpPhrAust1.1, whole genome shotgun sequence DNA window GTGCGCCCACGGCACGATGCGCCTCGGTGTTTCTTCGCCAAACGCACGTGGGAGGCTTCCGGCTTGGTGGTGTACGTGACTCATCGTGAGCCGGACGGCGTCACGAGTCATGTCGATGATGCGCAGAGGCTGTTGGTTGGGCTCCAAGCCTCCGATCGCGGGGCATGTGAATGGGCCGAAATAGTAGCCCGCTCTTTGTGGGCCTACCTTGAATCGATTGGGCTCTTCTTAGAATTATTTCAGTTTCTCGGCTTCACGTCTTCATTTCCTCTGACCTTTCATTTTTCCTGCCGATTCAGTCAGCCTGCACGAAAGCGAGTGAACTTTTCAAGTGTAGTCCGCAATCACAAACCTTCTGTTCCTTCCAAGAGTGGACTTGGAAATGGTCAATTCTTTCGCGTGGGAATACGAACTGGCGCACGAAGTACACTCGAATTATTCAGTTTCCTCCACATTGACCAATTGATCGATCACAACAACTCGACCACTTTGGGGAACCAACTTTTGATGGACCATGAGTTTGGATTGACTAAGCAAAGATCCAATTGAAAACCGCTAGCAAGTAGATCTGAACCTCACTGCTTTCTCAACCATCGCCTGAACCCGTGAACCACCTTCAACAAATCTCCAACAAACACAAACCCCGGCCCGTCTGAAAGCTTCCTGCTCACGCCGCGCGCAGAGCGTCCCGCCATTAACCCCTGCCATATCGCAGCATCCATCTATTGCAATGTTCAACACTGCGTACTAGTAATAGCCACGAGCTAAGGGTGTAGGTGAAGTGTGCAAGACACATCGTCGCAAATCGGCATCGGGATAATGGGAGAGACAGGCACCAAGGTGGAGGTCAAGACGGCCGTGTACAAGGTGCACGTCCACTGCGGGCAGTGCGCGCGCGACATCGAGACGCAGTTCACCGAGTTCAAAGGTGATGCGTGCGTGCTTCTGTGATAGCATGTGCCGTTGGCGCTGCATTTTCTGCTTGAAATGGTGAATGCATAAACAGGAGCATGTATATGATCATCCTGCCACTAACTGTGTACATGATATTGGCACATCTGCAGGGGTCGAAGAGGTGAAGTTGGACGCTGGGGCAGGGAAGGTGACCGTGAAGGGCTTCGGCTTCGACGTCGAGAAGCTCAGGGTGAAAGTCGAGAAGGGCTGCCGGAAGAAGGTCGAGCTGATTCCTCCACCGAAGGACATTATCACCGAGATCAAGACCAAGGAAGAGGTAATTAACCTCAATCTCTGACGATGGCTACATGAGAATTGCTTCTTCTGATTTCCATTTACTACCCCTCCGTCATTTCTTATGTTTGATCTTGGTCATACAGGTGCTGAAGGTCATAACAGTAAAGGTTCCGTTGCATTGCCCCGAGTGTGCAGTCAGGGTCAAAGAGATTCTGCTTGAGCACAAGAGTAATCTCTCTCTGACAGTTGTTCCCTCGATCCGACCAGAGTTGTATATGCTAATTTATACACGTAGCTCTGATTGCCCTCCCGTAACTGACATGTGTTCGAATGCTGGTCATATACAGGTATCTACGAGGCCAAGACGGACCTCGGAAAGAACACGTGCGTCGTCGAGGGCGTCATCAACGAGGAGAAGCTCGTCGAGTACATCTACCAGAGGACGCGCAAGCACGGCTCCATCGACAAGGTCGAAACGAAGGTgatcatcaaggaggagaaggTCGAGgtgaagaaagagaaggagaagttggggaagaagaaggagatcgTGAAGGAGGTTGTCGAGGCCGTCAAGGAGAAGGTCACGGAGGTTGTCGCCCCCTACTTCATCCCCTGCACGCACCCGCACTTCGTCGACTACTCGCACCCGTGGcaccgccgcggcggccacTGCTCGCCTTACCCGTACTATGGTGACGGCTGCGGGAACCCGTATTATGGTGTCAGCTACACGCACTCCGAGCTCACAGGCTACCATGACACAGCGTTCTTGCATTGCGCACACCCCAATGAGTTCATCAGCGACGAGAACCCGTATGCGTGCTCTGTGATGTAGATTATTGGCAGGTGAATTCATGTCGAATGATGTTACAATATTTAACAATAAGAACAGTACCAATGGCTAGCTTAAAATTTGCTCCAGTTCAGAATCGTTTAGCTTGCATGCATTATGTATGGTCGTATGCTCCAAAACTTGGTCGTCCAACTAAATCTTTCAGGCTTTCAGGATCAAATGTTTTACTGGCTGGCACCCACAAAATGTGTAATTAAGCACGCCTTAATGAGAAATGCTTGGATACTGAACCAGATCCTATCAGTACAATTTGACAATTAATTACCCCCTGCGCATTGAGTTCACTGCAACATTTCATAGGATAATGGAACTAACTTTGTCTAGTTTGATCGATTAAATATACCAAACTGATGAAAGCATGCAATCAACATGCTCCGGCTTGGGCTAATGACCGCTAAATTAATGGAGCATATCGTAGTTGGATGTTGATCCAAGGGCATAGAATGGTGATAAAAATAAGTTGGTTTGAACAAAACTACAA harbors:
- the LOC133888959 gene encoding heavy metal-associated isoprenylated plant protein 4-like, which gives rise to MGETGTKVEVKTAVYKVHVHCGQCARDIETQFTEFKGVEEVKLDAGAGKVTVKGFGFDVEKLRVKVEKGCRKKVELIPPPKDIITEIKTKEEVLKVITVKVPLHCPECAVRVKEILLEHKSIYEAKTDLGKNTCVVEGVINEEKLVEYIYQRTRKHGSIDKVETKVIIKEEKVEVKKEKEKLGKKKEIVKEVVEAVKEKVTEVVAPYFIPCTHPHFVDYSHPWHRRGGHCSPYPYYGDGCGNPYYGVSYTHSELTGYHDTAFLHCAHPNEFISDENPYACSVM